A window from Musa acuminata AAA Group cultivar baxijiao chromosome BXJ3-10, Cavendish_Baxijiao_AAA, whole genome shotgun sequence encodes these proteins:
- the LOC135651755 gene encoding GTPase activating protein 1-like isoform X2 — MADHLLGLLRVRVQRGVNLAVRDFTSSDPYVILRMGNQKLKTRVIKRNTNPIWNEELTLSVEDPALPVRLEVYDKDTFSLDDPMGNAEFDIRPFVEAVRMNLQGVPNGTMITKVAPSRQNCLADESAIYWSDGKVLQDLVLRLKDVERGEVELQLQWVSIPGASGL; from the exons ATGGCGGACCACTTGCTGGGTCTCCTGAGGGTTCGAGTGCAGCGAGGGGTTAACCTCGCCGTCCGTGACTTCACAAGCAGCGACCCCTATGTCATCCTCAGAATGGGCAACCAG AAACTGAAGACTCGGGTGATAAAGCGTAATACTAATCCCATTTGGAATGAGGAGCTGACACTTTCTGTTGAAGATCCTGCCCTTCCAGTGAGACTT GAGGTGTATGACAAGGACACATTCAGCCTGGACGATCCTATGGGCAATGCTGAGTTTGACATACGTCCATTTGTGGAAGCTGTGAGGATGAACTTGCAAGGCGTTCCAAATGGCACCATGATAACAAAGGTGGCGCCGAGCAGGCAAAACTGCTTGGCCGACGAGAGTGCCATATACTGGTCAGATGGCAAGGTGCTTCAGGACCTCGTCCTTCGCCTTAAAGATGTCGAACGCGGTGAAGTGGAACTGCAGCTGCAATGGGTCAGCATTCCAGGCGCCAGCGGCCTCTAA
- the LOC135651755 gene encoding GTPase activating protein 1-like isoform X1, translating to MLGLLKVRVLRGVNLAVRDLRSSDPYVILKMGKQKLKTRVIKRNTNPIWNEELTLSVEDPALPVRLEVYDKDTFSLDDPMGNAEFDIRPFVEAVRMNLQGVPNGTMITKVAPSRQNCLADESAIYWSDGKVLQDLVLRLKDVERGEVELQLQWVSIPGASGL from the exons ATGCTGGGGCTGCTCAAGGTGCGGGTGCTGCGGGGTGTGAACCTCGCCGTACGGGACTTGCGGAGCAGCGACCCCTATGTCATCCTCAAGATGGGCAAACAG AAACTGAAGACTCGGGTGATAAAGCGTAATACTAATCCCATTTGGAATGAGGAGCTGACACTTTCTGTTGAAGATCCTGCCCTTCCAGTGAGACTT GAGGTGTATGACAAGGACACATTCAGCCTGGACGATCCTATGGGCAATGCTGAGTTTGACATACGTCCATTTGTGGAAGCTGTGAGGATGAACTTGCAAGGCGTTCCAAATGGCACCATGATAACAAAGGTGGCGCCGAGCAGGCAAAACTGCTTGGCCGACGAGAGTGCCATATACTGGTCAGATGGCAAGGTGCTTCAGGACCTCGTCCTTCGCCTTAAAGATGTCGAACGCGGTGAAGTGGAACTGCAGCTGCAATGGGTCAGCATTCCAGGCGCCAGCGGCCTCTAA